GGAAATCTCAGGATTTAATGATGGTGATGTGTACGAAATCTACAGAGACAAATCTGATGATATATGGATAGGCACCGTGAAAAATGGAGTATATAGATATGATGGAAATGCCTTTAAAAACTACAATGTTCCCATTTCCATTATGGGAATGCGTGAAGACCAAAATGGAAATTTATGGTTAGGCGGAGCAGGTGGATTATATAAAATTAATCAGAGTGGGGAAGTTATAAACATAACAACCAAAGGACCTTGGAAATAATGAATAAGAACGAACAACTACTAAGCGTTCGTCGTATACAGCGGACTTGTGATGAACGCTATGTTGAATTAATCCAGCAAGAAGCGGAAGGACGGACCCTTCGGTTGCCAGCCTGTATAGTCGGATAAACGCGGCCAGACTTTCACCCCGTAGGATTTATCACACCAACGTGGTAAAAACCCCACAATAGGCGGACAGGCAAAATTGGGTGTAATATGGGGTAACTGCAAAACATTGGGAATAATTGTAAAAAAACAACATATCCAAATTATTAAGCAAAAAATATCCTACCTTTACTGTATGAAAGCCATCGAAAAATGACAACCAGTGCATTAAAAAAATTATTCATAAACAGGAAAGCTGAGATAAATGACGTGTCATTTTTAAATGCTATTAAAACAATTCCGGACACTAAGACTCAAACCCAGACGCATTCTTTGACGCCTGAGCAACGATTTGAAATAATTGAATCCCGGAAAGAAATTGAATCAGGACTTTTCGTTGAACAGGTAGAACTCGACAAAGAATTTAATAAAAGACTTAACGGAAAATTGCTGGTCTTAGAGCTAGTGCTCTGTCAAGATAAAGAGTTAAATTATAATGGCAGTTATTTTTTTAAAGATCAAGGCAAAAAACACAGGCATAGCAGAGCTATGGCGAGTATTTTTAACGCAGATATTTGGAAAAAGAACAACATTTCATTAAGTTATTTATCTGGACAGAGCACTAGAATTATACTATTTATGATACTTAATTTATATACTTAACGAAATATGAGTAAACCCTATTCTATTGAGAAAAGAAATAATTACGAAGCCATAACAAGTGCTTTGACGACAATTTGACTATCGCTAAAACCATCTAAAGGCATAGTCGTTATCTGTAATTTCAAAACCAAAATAATTGTAACAATTTGTATTATTTATGAATTTTAAAAAAAAATAATATAGTTATGAATAAGCCAATATTCTGTCTAATTGTAATGTTGTCTTTCGCAAATTGCACCTCTAATGATGATTGTAGATCAGATTTGGAGAACGTTAACGCTGAGTGCATTTTTAAGACTCAGGAATCTCTATATATGTGTTGTTATTCTTCACAAAGAGAAATCGTCAATCTTCCTACATATGTTTGTCGACCTGATATTGACAGTGCCAGTTACGATGATGTGAAATATTTAGGATTCTTTGAGCCTCTTGAGTCAACTTTTAAGATGCTGCCATCAATGGAGGAAGGTCGTAATTTTATATTTCAAAATCAACTTGGTGAGCATTTAACATTGAATTATAAACATCTTGACATTCGAATTGGAAGTAGTGAAAGTGAGCTACATTCTTCTGGAAATATTACACTTCTTTGCCAAGAGACACTTCGCTATGAAATACTTGTGAGTAGTGAAGAACTTGACTATATTATGAATATTTCGATTTCAACAAAAGTGTCTTATTTGGGTGATATAATCTATTTAAATGATTTTCTTGTTTTGAGAAAATCAGATAGTTTAGGGGTGTTTCGGAGTTGGCCTGGTCATCAACTCAAACTCACCCTTGATAAACGAAACTCACTCGAAGACCATCTATATAGTTCTGATACTGTCCATTTTGATGAAATTGATTTGAATGATATTATATTTCAAAATATTTACACTAATTCTTCAAGTTCTCATAATGGTAATGAGCCATTAAATACTTTTTACTTTAGTTATGACTACGGTCTTGTAGGAATAAAAGACGAATTTGACAATCTATGGGTGCTTAATAAAATAGAATAAACTACAGATACTATAAATTCAGAAATAGATGAATGAATTATCATTTATTGGAGTGAGGCGGATGAAGCATCTATAGCAGAAGTTCCGGAGCTTTAAGGGTGCAAAGCATATGGCGAAACTTATGAAGAAGTTATCGCAAATGCACGGCAAACTATTAACGTTTGGATTGAAAAGCCATAGGACTTGGAAGGGAAATTCTTAACCCAAAAGACAAATAAATGTATGCATAATAGATTCACGAAGCCATATTCGAGTAGACGGGTTCTACTACTTAACTCCGATTGTCGCAGTTTCTGACCGTTATCAGGTCTGACTTTTCAAGCCATTGTCAGACTGATGAAATTCCACTGCGACCCCATATTTTATGAATACTTCTCTTGCCGTACAGGATTATAACACATCATCCTTTATCAATATCAAAGCCACACCTCCACCCCGCCGCCATCATTGATACTGAATGTAAATCTGACCTCTTTGTATTTTTTCAAAAGATGTTCTACCGCAGTTTTCAGGACACCTTCTCCTTTTCCATGTATGATGTGTACTCGGGGCAACTTTTTTTCAATGGCGTAATCCATAAATTTTTCGCATTGCAGTATCTGAAAGTCCAAAATCCTAACCGGCAATTCATTGACTTTGTGTGGTGCAAGTACTTCTATATGCAGATCTATTTCAGTATGCAGGTTTGCAGTAAAAGGTACAACCTGTATATCGTCATGTAATATACTTTCCATCAGGGCATGCAATGGAAAGCTGTCCGGTTCCGGCATTAAGTCTAAATTTGAAGCACTTACCAATAGTATTTTTCCATCCACATTAATTCTTGCTCTTCCGTCATCATTAATCCCGGCAAATTTTCCTGTTTTTCCTGATTTTATAATCATTACCGGGTCGCCAATCCATAGATTTTTAATGTCAATCATTAAAATCTGATTTTCAACTGCGTTTTTAATTCTGTTCGGGTATTGCCATCTATACGTTCATTACCGGAACCGATTTCATTGACATTCTGAAGGTACGTTCGTCCGATTCTGAATTCCCAGGTATAATTTCTTGCCAGCCGATATCGCAGATTTACATAATACCGCGAA
The genomic region above belongs to Saprospiraceae bacterium and contains:
- a CDS encoding Smr/MutS family protein; amino-acid sequence: MIDIKNLWIGDPVMIIKSGKTGKFAGINDDGRARINVDGKILLVSASNLDLMPEPDSFPLHALMESILHDDIQVVPFTANLHTEIDLHIEVLAPHKVNELPVRILDFQILQCEKFMDYAIEKKLPRVHIIHGKGEGVLKTAVEHLLKKYKEVRFTFSINDGGGVEVWL